ATTAATGGTTctgcttgtggttttttctcctcttcaagaGGATTGAGGCAGGGGGACCCTCTGTTCCCTTTTTTGTTTATACTCTTAGTTGAATCCTTTAGCTGGGCAATTAAGGCTGCAAAGTCTAAAGGATTTTGGAAGGGGGTTGCGATCCATGGAGTTCCAGTTCCTATCTCACATTgtttatttgttgatgacactctTCTTTTTGGTCAGGCTTCCTTAAGGGAGGCTAATACTATAAATGGGATTATTCAAAAGTATGCGGCTTTTTCTGGCCAAAAAGTCAATATTGAGAAGTCTAAAATATTCTTCCTTAACACATCATAGTTAGTTCAGCAATGATTGCAGATCTTTTGGGGTTTTGAACCTAACACTCTTCCTTGTAAGTATCTTGGtatttcttttttttattaaaaaagacaCTTTATCCTTTTGGGATAAGCTCATTTCTGTCATCTcaaagaggattttatcttggagccATAAATGGTTAAGCCTTGCAGAGAAACTTGTCCTGATTCAATCTGTGTTGAACTCGGTCCCTATTTATCTTATGCCAGTAATAAAAACCCCCAAATCGGTGTTAGTAAGCCTTCAGGACACTCTTAGGTCCTTTTTATGGAATAGTAATAAAGATGGGAAGATTAAACTTCCTTTAGtagcttgggataaagtttgtctGCCCAAAGATAGGGGGGGTACATGAATTAGAAATTTGGATATTCAGAATCTGGCTCTGGGAGCTAAATTGGTCTGGAAATTATATGAGAATTCTGATTCTTTTTGGGCACAAATAATGTTTGCGAAATATTTGAATAATGGACCTAGGGAgtatgtttttcaaatttcaaaattacctTTAGGTTTGGTTATGtggaattttatttgcaaatgtcGAAAGGTTATTTTGCCACACCTTTCTTGGATTGCTCATAATGGGaaaaaggttagattttgggaggaagtGTGGAATGGTCATACTCCCTTACGAAATATAAGGGATTGGTCCCCTTTTATAGCTaccctttcttccctttggggggttTATGTGGCAGATTACTTCGAGGTAATTCATAATGGTGATCTGAAGTTGGCTAAATGGAAGTCCATTGAGTTCTTGGATGTTGAGAATGATCTCAAGCGACATTATGCTAAGGCCTTGGATGAAAGAATGATTATCCTATCTGACACTGAAGATGAACTTGTATGGACTAGGAACACCTCAGGTAAATATACGGTTAAGGATGGGTATAATTCTCTTGTGCCGGCCAATGACTCATCCTCTTGGCCACATAAGTTTTTTTAGCATTCGGCCTGTCTATCGAAGGCTAGGGCTTTTGCCTGGGTAGCAGTCTAGGAAAGGGTACTTACAAGCATCCACTTGGATAGAATTGGTATCACTAATGTTTTTACTTGTGTgttatgcaaaaaaaatttggaatcctcctctcatctttttcttcattgtgattttactTTTCAATGCTGGTAGTGGCTTTTTGACAAACTGAATCTGTCTTTTGTTATAAAGAAAAGATCTTATTTCACACTTTAGAGCTTGGTCTCTTCTGTTTGCCTCATCCttctatgcttgtctttggattgTTTCCCCTTCTATCTTAatctggaatatttggttagaaagaaacaataggatctTCAAAAAGACTAGTTCTTCTCTTGaggagattttattgaaaattgaatcCTCCATTTCAGAAGTTGTCTTGACTTATATTTTGAAGAACCTTGACAAACTTTCCTCTttctcgcactgggatagtagggtGATGAGGGTCTGGAAGCTATTATCTATTTTGCCTTCTCGTGGTTCCATTTTGAAAAACATAGATGTTTTATCAAAAAGAGCTGCAGCTATTTGGAAGCCTCCTCCTAATGCGCATTATaaaatgaattttgatggtgcttctcgtggaAACCCTGGTTTGGCAGgagtaggtatggtgatttttgaccATCATGCTAATATTGTACAAGCTAGATGTCATGCGATTGGGCATCAGTCCAATAACTTTACAAAATTTAATGCCCTGTCTCTGGGCTTAGACATGGCTATATCCTTGAGCATCAAGGATCTTGTAATTGAAGGGGACTCGATGGTAACTATCcaatgtgttatgaagaagaaatctaacTGTTGGAAATTACAATATGTTCTGGAGTTAATTTTACAACAATTGGCTTTCTTTGATTCCTTCTTGATCACTCATTGCTTCAGAGAAATTAACATTATAGCGGAttttttggcaaatttagccattgacatTAATGCAAATTTGTGGGATATAAATATGGAAGAGATCCCGCCTTCCCTTCTGAAACATTTGCATTAAGTCTTCTTGGTTTTTTCCATAGTATGATTtcataaaaatcaagaaaaattattAGCACCCTTATGCCTTGAGAGGTAAGCATGTTTGGTGTTCATGTGCAAATGGTAAGTATGCTTAGTAGGCAGTTATTAGTTGGCTATTCTGTATGTTTAGGATCTGTCATAAACAACAAGGATGGGTACCTATTATGGTATTAAGGTGGCGCCCTTTCTGCGCTTATGTTTTGGTGTGTGTTACTATGATTCGACATGATTTATCTGCTTTGTCGTTGCTCGTGTGTTTTAAGAAGATTATGGTTATATGAAGTACGATGGAATTGTGCTTCGGTTGCAATCATTCACGGTTTTTTATGTAGCCATTATGATAGGAGTAAGTAGCTTGTTATGTGGCATTGGTTGGGATATGCAGTACTAGTTTTTCAGCCGCCACTATCATGCAAATTTCTTCATTTATGTGTTATTTTGTATAAGCTTTAATCCTTCTTTAATTGGCTTCATTTGTAATCATGAAGTAGCATGATTTGATCGGTTCACATTTTTGGTGGTGCTTGGTCTTTATAAGCCGATATCTTTCTCAATATAGTAGTAAACAATTGAATTGATCTTTTTTGGGCTCTGTCATATGTCGAGTGCTTCGGCTCTTTCAAGATATAGGGTCATTGTTGAATGCTCGAGTGAGAGGGATAATGAGGTTCCAAGAAATAATTCTGAACTGCTTGTGGAAATGTTTTGTTTGCCTACTCCTCAGGTGGATTTTGAGGTTCGTAGGTTGTTGGGAACTATCTGGTTGCAATCTGGTTCTTCCTTTTCTAGTTCTGAGACTCTGTCTCGATTTCTTACTATTTGCCATGACATTTTGCTTGACATGGATTTACTCCAACTCTTGGTTCATACGTTTATCTCTCCCTCGATTTGCTCCTGGGACCTTGTTAGGTCTgcattggataattatcattttgagtTGGGCTCTTTTTATTACGGGGGCTTTCTTTCTTGTTCTGATCTGTTGGATAATGGGAAATGTGGAGTTCTATTGTTTGAGATGAGAATGGGGTTATTATGTGATAGATTGGGGGACACCTTGTATGTTTTTGAAACCTTGCTAGAATCGGTTCCCTCATAGGTAATGGATAAAGCATTGATGGTGTTTGTGGGTTTACATTCTATGCTatcttttggttttttggccttATCTCCTCCACGACTGGAATCTCCCTTGCAGATCATTCCTCCTTTGATCATGGATAGAGAACCCCCTAGTGAGAGCTCAAGTTCTTGGTTTCAGAATTAACTATGTGTGCAGatatgttgtttgtcttttttgaTGTAGGGTTCTAGTCGGTTGATATGTTTTTTGGCAAAGCTTTGGGAAGCCTTGAGGCTATGGATCACATCTCATGATTTTTGGGGTCATTTAATGCTATGTATATCTTTGAAagccatgtaatgggagggtgatcaaaatCAAATATGTAATTGGGAATATGGggctttttaattttttgttttgggccataaccggaggttttcttgcgggttctttcctaccggtatgccctttgaacccgattgtatcaaaattcaaagttaataaaatatagtttagtggcttgcccGCTTTTatcgaaaaataaataaaaaatgattaaacATTA
This genomic stretch from Cryptomeria japonica chromosome 8, Sugi_1.0, whole genome shotgun sequence harbors:
- the LOC131857580 gene encoding uncharacterized protein LOC131857580 encodes the protein MRVWKLLSILPSRGSILKNIDVLSKRAAAIWKPPPNAHYKMNFDGASRGNPGLAGVGMVIFDHHANIVQARCHAIGHQSNNFTKFNALSLGLDMAISLSIKDLVIEGDSMVTIQCVMKKKSNCWKLQYVLELILQQLAFFDSFLITHCFREINIIADFLANLAIDINANLWDINMEEIPPSLLKHLH